The genome window GGCTTTGATGGTTTTTCCTTTGGACACAAAGGTCTCACCTTCAATCAGGGTAATCACCTTAATCGTTTGAAATTCATGATCCGGGTAAAAAACCGCCAAAAAGCGCTTCACCACCATTTGATAAATCCGCCGTTCTCTTTCATTCAGACTCTTTAGCACCGGTACCTTCTTAGTCGGAATAATCGCATGATGGTCGGTAATTTTTTTATTATCAATAATTCTTTTGGTAAAGTTCAGCTTGATCTCGCCGCCCTCTTTTAATTTGGCGATTGCTCCCTGAAAAGGCGGCACATCAATGCTGCGCATCGTATCACAAACCGTCGGCTTCATATCCTCGCTTAAGTAACGGCTGTCTGTCCGCGGATAGGTCAGCAGCTTATGTTTCTCATACAAAAGCTGGGCGGTATCAAGCACTTCCTGCGCAGTCAGGCCAAACTCCTTATTGGCTTGGCGCTGCAGTTCGGTCAAATCATATAGGAGCGGCGGCTTTTGCTTTTGGTTCTTTTTTTCAATCTCGGTGATCTTGCCGCTTTTCCCCTTGACCTTGGCGGCAATTGCCTCGGCTTTTTCCGCCGCCATGATTTTCGTTTCCGAAATCTGATCTTCAAACCATATGCCCTCATAGCTGCCGGCCTGGGATTCCAAATCTGCCGCTACCTCAAAATAATCCTTGGGCACAAAATTGGTCAGTTCTTCTTCCCGGTCAACAATCAGTGCCAGAGTCGGGGTCTGTACCCGGCCGACGCTGAACAGATCCGAATACAGCGTGGTATAAGCTCTGGTCGCATTGATCCCGACCAGCCAGTCGGCTTCTGACCGGCACTTGGCCGAGTAATAAAGGTTGTTGTATTCCCGGCTGTCCTTTAATTTTTGAAAGCCCTCAGAAATGGCTTCATCCGTCATAGACGAAATCCACAGCCGCTTAACCGGCTTTTGACAGTTGATATAATGATAAATATAACGAAAAATCAATTCGCCTTCCCGTCCGCTGTCAGTAGCGCAAATCAGTTCGCCGACATCTGCCCGCTCCGCCAAAGTGCGCAGGATATTGAGCTGAGCCTCTGTCTGCGGATAGGGCTTTAACCCCATTTCCCGCGGCATAATCGGCAAATCGGCGTACTGCCATTTTTTATAG of Lachnospiraceae bacterium oral taxon 500 contains these proteins:
- a CDS encoding DNA topoisomerase III, which translates into the protein MFFLLKNGMINTATNTAKERGNGLKSLIIAEKPSVAADIARVLGVRQRRNGYIEGDPYVITWAVGHLINLKEPEDYDPRYKKWQYADLPIMPREMGLKPYPQTEAQLNILRTLAERADVGELICATDSGREGELIFRYIYHYINCQKPVKRLWISSMTDEAISEGFQKLKDSREYNNLYYSAKCRSEADWLVGINATRAYTTLYSDLFSVGRVQTPTLALIVDREEELTNFVPKDYFEVAADLESQAGSYEGIWFEDQISETKIMAAEKAEAIAAKVKGKSGKITEIEKKNQKQKPPLLYDLTELQRQANKEFGLTAQEVLDTAQLLYEKHKLLTYPRTDSRYLSEDMKPTVCDTMRSIDVPPFQGAIAKLKEGGEIKLNFTKRIIDNKKITDHHAIIPTKKVPVLKSLNERERRIYQMVVKRFLAVFYPDHEFQTIKVITLIEGETFVSKGKTIKAEGWKWLYQKPENRAKPEAEAALGEAQPPDGKNEADTGEDGEAEEMTGNLPPLRKGQAAAVTDCRILKKQTTPPKPYTEATLLSAMENAGRFVEDEELKEQLKESSFGTPATRAGIIERLLKVGYIQRQGKTLRPTEKGKTLIRMVPKSLRSPETTGKWERGLSKINRGELKPEIFMETIQKFVAHLVQNARRGRAGFQSK